The following proteins are encoded in a genomic region of Hymenobacter siberiensis:
- a CDS encoding MarC family protein: MEILLTTFTTLFSIVNPFGAMPVFLTLTADDRAPERARTALRACVYMVCILSVAFFGGQYILNFFGINIQHLRIAGGILLMRSAFELLTPGANRDRVGPAALEESKQKDDISFTPLAMPMLSGPGSMAICIGLIRPTYVDKAMTIAGFALVALAAFLILLFSLRLTRLLGKPGMAAMARIIGFITLAIGVNFLASAIGVLFPGLTR; this comes from the coding sequence ATGGAAATTCTACTTACCACCTTCACCACCTTGTTTTCCATCGTGAATCCCTTCGGGGCGATGCCGGTTTTTCTCACCCTCACGGCCGACGACCGCGCCCCCGAACGGGCCCGCACGGCCCTGCGCGCCTGCGTCTACATGGTGTGCATTCTGAGCGTCGCGTTCTTTGGCGGGCAGTACATTCTGAATTTTTTCGGCATCAATATCCAGCACCTGCGCATTGCGGGCGGCATCCTGCTCATGCGCTCAGCCTTCGAGCTGCTCACGCCCGGAGCCAACCGCGACCGCGTGGGCCCCGCCGCCCTCGAAGAAAGCAAGCAGAAGGACGACATCAGCTTCACGCCGCTGGCCATGCCCATGCTCTCCGGGCCGGGCTCGATGGCCATTTGCATCGGCCTGATTCGGCCTACCTACGTGGATAAGGCCATGACCATTGCCGGGTTTGCGCTAGTGGCGCTGGCGGCATTTTTAATTTTGCTGTTCTCCCTGCGGCTCACGCGCCTGCTTGGCAAGCCCGGCATGGCGGCCATGGCACGCATCATCGGCTTTATTACGCTGGCCATTGGGGTGAACTTTCTGGCCTCGGCCATCGGCGTGCTGTTCCCTGGTTTAACGCGGTAA
- a CDS encoding bifunctional heptose 7-phosphate kinase/heptose 1-phosphate adenyltransferase, which yields MPTSDSSLQTLFNDFNNLRVLIIGDVMVDAYVWGRATRLSPEAPVPVVHVARTENRLGGAANVALNVQALGATPLLCAVIGNDAGGDQLLQLLHAHDLPADGLIRSAARPTTVKQRILAHGQQLLRIDSEIETDLNAEEAAQLLAAYDDLLARADVVIFEDYDKGVLTEAIITECIARARQRGIPTVVDPKKKNFLAYRHCTLFKPNLKELREGLKLEFGEPNADRVGFEAAVTRLREVLTPEIVLVTLSEYGVFAQQEAEKTYLPAHLRTISDVSGAGDTVISIAALCVALGQPAAFTAALANLGGGLVCEQVGVVPVEKQRLLEEAAEAGL from the coding sequence TTGCCTACTTCCGATTCTTCCCTGCAAACGCTGTTCAACGACTTCAATAACCTGCGCGTCCTCATCATCGGCGACGTGATGGTGGATGCATATGTGTGGGGCCGCGCCACGCGCCTCTCGCCCGAGGCTCCCGTGCCCGTGGTGCACGTAGCCCGCACCGAAAACCGCCTCGGCGGGGCCGCCAACGTGGCCCTGAACGTGCAGGCCCTTGGGGCTACGCCGCTACTATGCGCCGTGATTGGCAACGACGCGGGCGGCGACCAGCTGCTGCAATTGCTGCACGCTCACGACCTGCCCGCCGATGGCCTCATCCGCAGCGCGGCGCGGCCCACCACGGTGAAGCAGCGTATTCTGGCCCACGGCCAGCAGCTGCTGCGCATCGACTCGGAAATTGAAACCGACCTTAACGCCGAGGAGGCCGCCCAACTCCTGGCCGCCTACGACGACCTGCTGGCCCGCGCCGACGTGGTAATCTTCGAGGACTACGACAAAGGCGTGCTTACCGAGGCCATCATCACGGAGTGCATTGCCCGCGCCCGGCAGCGCGGCATCCCCACGGTGGTGGACCCCAAAAAGAAGAATTTCCTGGCCTACCGCCACTGCACCCTCTTCAAACCAAACCTAAAGGAGCTGCGCGAGGGCCTGAAATTGGAGTTCGGCGAGCCCAACGCCGACCGCGTCGGTTTCGAGGCCGCCGTGACCCGGCTGCGCGAGGTGCTAACGCCCGAAATCGTGCTGGTGACGCTATCGGAATACGGTGTGTTCGCCCAGCAGGAGGCCGAGAAAACCTATCTGCCGGCCCACCTGCGCACCATTTCCGACGTGTCGGGCGCGGGCGATACCGTTATCAGCATTGCCGCGCTGTGCGTGGCGCTGGGCCAACCGGCCGCTTTCACGGCGGCACTGGCCAACCTGGGCGGCGGGCTGGTGTGCGAGCAGGTGGGCGTGGTACCCGTGGAGAAGCAGCGGCTGCTGGAAGAAGCGGCAGAGGCGGGGCTGTAA
- a CDS encoding zinc ribbon domain-containing protein YjdM, producing MDVKDSNGTLLAEGDSVTLIKDLKVKGSSLTLKRGTVVKNIRLTNSTAEIEGRAGGGTMVLKTEFLKKA from the coding sequence GTGGACGTAAAAGACAGCAACGGCACCCTGCTCGCCGAAGGCGACTCTGTCACCCTCATCAAAGACCTCAAAGTGAAGGGTTCCTCGCTCACGCTCAAGCGCGGCACAGTGGTCAAAAACATCCGCCTCACCAACAGCACCGCCGAAATCGAAGGCCGCGCCGGCGGCGGTACCATGGTGCTGAAGACCGAGTTTCTGAAGAAGGCCTAA
- the hemE gene encoding uroporphyrinogen decarboxylase produces the protein MMLKNDLFLRAARGEATERTPVWLMRQAGRILPEYRALRARLSGFKELVETPALAAEVTIQPIDALDVDAAIIFSDILVVPDAMGLPYEMVEARGPLFPTTIKSAADIDKLRIPDPEDGLGYVLEALRITKKALNGRVPLIGFAGAPFTILAYMIEGHGSKTFSKARGFLYKEPVLAHRLLAKITATTIAYLQAQVAAGAQVVQVFDSWAGILPPAHYTEFSARYIAEICEALAPLVPVTVFAKGAWWAVPELAAMPCRTIGLDWNQDPAQVRLQAAGKTLQGNLDPCALYGTPEQVKAATEAMLRQFTGGPHIANLGHGVYPDTNPDNVRVFVETVKAWRG, from the coding sequence ATTATGCTGAAAAACGACCTTTTCCTACGTGCCGCCCGGGGCGAAGCCACCGAGCGCACCCCCGTCTGGCTCATGCGCCAGGCCGGCCGCATCCTGCCCGAATACCGCGCCCTGCGCGCCCGCCTCTCCGGCTTCAAAGAGCTGGTGGAAACCCCCGCGCTGGCCGCCGAAGTCACCATCCAGCCCATCGACGCGCTGGACGTGGATGCCGCCATCATCTTCTCCGACATCTTGGTAGTGCCCGACGCCATGGGCCTGCCCTACGAAATGGTGGAAGCCCGCGGCCCGCTGTTTCCCACCACCATCAAGTCGGCGGCGGATATCGACAAGCTCCGCATCCCCGACCCCGAAGACGGTCTCGGCTACGTGCTCGAAGCCCTGCGCATCACCAAAAAAGCCCTGAACGGCCGCGTGCCGCTCATCGGCTTCGCTGGCGCGCCCTTCACCATCCTGGCCTACATGATTGAGGGCCACGGCTCCAAGACCTTCAGCAAAGCGCGCGGCTTTTTGTATAAAGAGCCAGTGTTAGCGCACCGCCTGCTGGCCAAAATCACCGCCACCACCATCGCTTACCTGCAAGCCCAGGTAGCGGCCGGCGCGCAGGTCGTGCAGGTGTTCGACTCGTGGGCCGGCATCCTGCCGCCCGCGCACTACACCGAGTTCTCGGCCCGCTACATCGCCGAAATCTGCGAAGCCCTAGCCCCGCTCGTGCCCGTCACCGTGTTCGCCAAAGGTGCCTGGTGGGCCGTGCCCGAGTTAGCCGCCATGCCCTGCCGCACCATAGGACTCGACTGGAACCAGGACCCCGCCCAGGTACGCCTGCAAGCCGCCGGCAAAACCCTGCAAGGCAACCTCGACCCCTGCGCCCTCTACGGCACCCCCGAGCAGGTAAAAGCCGCCACCGAAGCCATGCTCCGCCAGTTCACCGGCGGCCCCCACATCGCCAACCTCGGCCACGGCGTCTACCCGGATACAAATCCGGACAACGTGCGGGTATTTGTGGAAACGGTGAAGGCCTGGCGGGGGTAA